The following are encoded together in the Adhaeribacter arboris genome:
- the treF gene encoding alpha,alpha-trehalase TreF, protein MLIYRPLLFVDFFRKRFFNQIAGIILISLFLLNQLPLQAQVRPEVALGELFKEVQLRAIFPDSKTFPDCIPLSSPETILQAYQTEKNQANFNLKAFVMQHFKLPSEPATNFKSDTAQAVSQHITTLWPVLTRQPVPEVSSLIPLPHSYVVPGGRFREIYYWDSYFTMLGLQAAGQTQLIQNMVDNFTYLIDKVGFIPNGNRSYYTGRSQPPFYALMVKILRDGKGQQILKTYGPALQKEYEFWMTGASELTESNPANRRVVRLPDGSILNRYYDDFPEPRPEAYKEDVKLAEESGRNKEEVYRHLRAAAESGWDFTSRWFADGKTLKTIHTTDIIPVDLNALLYHLELTLAEVAILNQNNFQENYYRQLAEKRKKALLKYCWSKKEEYFLDYDFKVGNVTAVPSLAATYPLFFKMATPKQAKAVAKRLKADFLKPGGLISTPNHTGEQWDAPNAWAPLQWMSIQGLRNYRQNKLANQVKHNWVEINTKVYKSTGKLVEKYNVEATHLEAGGGEYPLQDGFGWTNGVLLKLLSEK, encoded by the coding sequence ATGCTTATTTACCGTCCTTTATTGTTTGTTGATTTTTTCAGAAAGCGCTTCTTTAACCAAATAGCAGGAATAATTTTAATTTCATTATTCCTGCTTAATCAGCTGCCCTTACAAGCCCAGGTAAGACCGGAAGTGGCGCTCGGGGAGCTTTTTAAAGAGGTGCAATTGCGGGCCATTTTTCCGGATTCTAAAACTTTTCCGGATTGTATTCCGCTTTCCTCCCCGGAAACAATCCTGCAAGCTTATCAAACGGAAAAGAACCAGGCTAATTTTAATCTAAAAGCCTTTGTGATGCAGCATTTTAAATTGCCGTCCGAACCAGCTACTAATTTTAAATCGGATACGGCGCAAGCAGTAAGTCAGCATATTACTACGCTTTGGCCTGTTTTAACCCGGCAACCGGTTCCGGAGGTTTCTTCTTTAATTCCGTTGCCGCATTCGTACGTGGTGCCGGGCGGTCGTTTCCGGGAAATCTATTATTGGGATAGTTATTTTACCATGCTGGGCCTGCAAGCCGCCGGCCAAACCCAACTTATTCAAAACATGGTCGATAATTTTACTTATTTAATCGATAAAGTAGGATTTATCCCCAATGGCAATCGTAGTTATTATACCGGCCGTTCGCAGCCGCCCTTTTATGCCCTAATGGTGAAAATATTACGCGACGGGAAAGGTCAGCAGATTTTAAAAACGTATGGACCGGCTTTGCAGAAAGAATACGAATTTTGGATGACAGGGGCTTCGGAGCTTACAGAATCCAACCCAGCTAACAGAAGAGTAGTACGATTACCGGATGGCAGTATTTTAAACCGGTATTACGATGATTTTCCTGAACCTCGCCCCGAAGCGTACAAAGAAGACGTAAAACTAGCGGAAGAATCGGGCCGGAATAAAGAAGAAGTGTACCGGCACCTGCGGGCGGCCGCGGAATCGGGTTGGGATTTTACGAGCCGCTGGTTTGCCGATGGAAAAACGTTGAAAACCATTCATACTACCGATATTATTCCCGTAGATTTAAATGCCTTGCTGTACCACTTGGAGTTAACTTTAGCCGAAGTAGCTATTTTAAACCAAAATAATTTCCAGGAAAATTATTACCGCCAGCTAGCAGAAAAAAGAAAGAAAGCACTGTTAAAATACTGCTGGAGTAAAAAAGAAGAGTACTTTTTAGATTATGACTTTAAAGTTGGTAATGTAACAGCCGTACCTTCTTTAGCCGCTACCTATCCTTTGTTCTTTAAAATGGCTACTCCGAAGCAGGCCAAAGCAGTTGCCAAGCGTTTGAAAGCCGACTTCCTGAAACCCGGAGGTTTGATTTCTACGCCTAACCATACCGGGGAACAATGGGATGCTCCAAATGCCTGGGCCCCGCTGCAATGGATGAGCATTCAGGGTTTACGCAATTACCGCCAAAATAAGTTGGCTAATCAAGTGAAACACAATTGGGTAGAAATAAATACCAAAGTATATAAAAGTACCGGCAAATTAGTAGAAAAATATAACGTAGAAGCTACCCACCTGGAAGCGGGGGGCGGCGAGTACCCTTTGCAGGATGGTTTTGGCTGGACCAATGGAGTTTTATTAAAATTACTCTCAGAAAAATAA
- a CDS encoding methylmalonyl-CoA mutase family protein: protein MPVASVEVYKSVYPIRIVTAASLFDGHDAAINIMRRILQASGAEVIHLGHNRSVQEIVDCAIQEDAQAIAITSYQGGHLEYFKYMHDLLQERGCGHVKIFGGGGGVILPSEIEELHQYGITRIYSPDDGRAMGLQGMINDLLQQCDFPTGKNLNGEVNHLPEKNAKSIARLISAAENYPAEFIQTRQVLKTWRVSVPPTPVLGITGTGGAGKSSLVDELVRRFLFDFPEANVAIISVDPSKRKTGGALLGDRIRMNAISNDRVYMRSLATRQSNLALSKHVQDAVDVVKAAQFDLIILETSGIGQSDTEIVEHSDVSLYVMTPEYGAATQLEKIDMLDFADIIALNKFDKRGAQDALRDVKKQYKRNHQLWETNEDEIPVFGTIASQFNDPGMNRLYQAVMQKIAQKTNFSFEAKELAQREQSEKIYIIPPSRTRYLSEISENNRQYDKWVSAQAEIAQQLFGLKKSITALQDLALDAKESLINQLNLAYTELERQLDGHNRKILETWETRKQAYQHEYFIFKVRDKELKIKTHTTSLSQLPIPKISLPRYEAWGDLLRWNLQENVPGEFPYTAGVFPFKREGEDPTRMFAGEGGPERTNRRFHYVSLGLPAKRLSTAFDSVTLYGEDPALRPDIYGKIGNSGVSICCLDDAKKLYSGFNLADPLTSVSMTINGPAAILTAFFLNAAIDQQCELYIKQNDLEAEANQKIEEIFKAKGQTQPQYQGSLPTGNNGLGLMLLGVTGDQILPVETYQKIKTQTLAAVRGTVQADILKEDQAQNTCIFSTEFSLRLMGDVQEYFIQNNIRNFYSVSISGYHIAEAGANPISQLAFTLANGFTYVEYYVSRGMDINAFAPNLSFFFSNGIDPEYAVIGRVARRIWAKAMKLKYGANARSQMLKYHIQTSGRSLHAQEIDFNDIRTTLQALYAIYDNCNSLHTNAYDEAITTPTEESVRRAMAIQLIINRELGLVKNENPLQGSFIIEELTDLVEEAVLREFDRITERGGVLGAMETMYQRGKIQEESLYYETLKHTGEYPIIGVNTFLSSKGSPTIIPSEVIRATEEEKQYQIQMLDLLHQRNNGIAENKLKQVQEIAIQQENIFAELMETVKYCSLGQITNALFAVGGQYRRNM from the coding sequence ATGCCGGTAGCCTCTGTAGAAGTTTATAAATCTGTTTATCCTATCCGAATTGTTACTGCCGCTTCGCTTTTCGACGGGCACGATGCCGCTATAAACATTATGCGCCGGATTCTGCAGGCTTCCGGAGCCGAAGTAATTCATTTGGGTCATAACCGGTCGGTGCAGGAAATTGTGGATTGTGCCATTCAGGAAGATGCGCAGGCGATTGCGATTACTTCGTACCAGGGAGGGCACCTGGAGTACTTTAAGTACATGCACGATTTATTGCAGGAGCGCGGCTGCGGCCACGTTAAAATATTCGGGGGCGGTGGGGGCGTTATTTTACCCTCGGAAATAGAAGAACTGCACCAATACGGCATTACCCGCATTTATTCTCCCGACGATGGCCGGGCCATGGGTTTGCAAGGCATGATAAACGATTTGCTGCAACAGTGCGATTTTCCGACCGGTAAAAACCTGAACGGCGAAGTAAACCACCTACCAGAAAAAAATGCCAAATCTATCGCTCGCTTAATTTCCGCCGCCGAAAATTACCCGGCTGAATTTATTCAAACCCGCCAGGTTTTAAAAACCTGGCGGGTTTCTGTGCCACCCACTCCGGTTTTAGGAATAACCGGTACGGGCGGAGCGGGTAAATCCAGTCTGGTAGATGAATTAGTTCGTCGGTTTTTATTCGATTTTCCGGAAGCCAATGTGGCCATTATTTCCGTTGATCCCAGTAAACGCAAAACCGGGGGGGCTTTGCTCGGCGACCGCATCCGAATGAATGCCATTAGCAACGATCGGGTGTACATGCGCTCTTTGGCTACGCGCCAAAGCAATCTGGCCTTGAGTAAACACGTGCAAGACGCCGTTGACGTCGTAAAAGCCGCTCAGTTTGATTTGATTATTTTGGAAACTTCCGGTATTGGCCAGTCCGATACCGAAATTGTAGAGCATTCGGATGTTAGTTTGTACGTGATGACGCCCGAATACGGAGCCGCCACGCAGCTTGAAAAAATTGATATGCTGGATTTCGCCGACATTATTGCGCTGAATAAATTTGATAAACGCGGCGCGCAAGATGCTTTACGGGATGTAAAAAAACAATACAAACGCAATCATCAACTCTGGGAGACGAATGAGGACGAAATTCCCGTATTTGGCACCATTGCGTCGCAATTCAATGATCCGGGTATGAATCGGTTGTACCAGGCCGTCATGCAGAAAATTGCTCAAAAAACTAACTTTAGCTTCGAAGCGAAAGAATTAGCGCAAAGAGAACAATCGGAAAAAATTTACATCATTCCGCCGAGCCGTACCCGCTACTTATCTGAAATTTCGGAAAACAACCGGCAATACGATAAATGGGTAAGCGCTCAAGCCGAAATTGCCCAACAGTTATTTGGTTTAAAAAAGTCCATAACTGCTCTGCAGGATTTGGCTTTAGATGCCAAAGAAAGTTTAATTAATCAGTTAAACCTGGCTTATACGGAACTGGAGCGGCAACTAGACGGACATAACCGTAAAATCCTGGAAACCTGGGAAACCCGTAAGCAAGCCTATCAGCATGAATATTTTATTTTTAAGGTTCGGGATAAAGAACTTAAAATAAAAACGCATACTACCAGTTTATCGCAACTACCCATTCCGAAAATTTCGTTGCCTCGCTACGAAGCCTGGGGCGATTTACTGCGCTGGAACTTACAGGAAAATGTACCGGGCGAGTTTCCGTATACCGCCGGGGTATTTCCGTTTAAACGCGAAGGCGAAGATCCTACCCGCATGTTTGCCGGCGAAGGTGGCCCGGAGCGTACCAACCGTCGCTTTCATTACGTTAGTTTGGGTTTACCGGCTAAGCGCTTATCTACGGCATTCGATTCGGTAACGCTTTACGGCGAAGACCCGGCGCTTCGGCCCGATATTTACGGCAAGATTGGCAACTCCGGGGTCAGCATCTGTTGCCTCGACGATGCGAAAAAACTGTATTCCGGTTTTAACCTGGCCGATCCTTTAACTTCGGTTTCCATGACCATTAACGGACCGGCGGCTATTTTAACGGCTTTTTTCCTGAACGCAGCCATTGACCAGCAATGCGAATTATATATTAAACAAAATGATCTGGAAGCTGAAGCCAACCAGAAAATAGAAGAAATTTTCAAAGCTAAAGGACAAACCCAACCCCAGTATCAAGGGTCACTACCTACCGGCAACAACGGTTTAGGATTAATGCTTTTAGGCGTAACCGGCGATCAGATTTTACCCGTTGAAACGTACCAAAAAATTAAAACCCAGACTTTGGCCGCGGTAAGAGGCACCGTACAAGCCGATATTCTAAAAGAAGACCAAGCCCAGAATACCTGTATTTTCAGTACGGAGTTTTCGTTAAGGCTGATGGGCGATGTGCAGGAATATTTCATTCAAAACAACATCCGGAATTTTTACTCGGTTTCTATTTCGGGCTACCACATTGCCGAAGCGGGCGCTAATCCTATTTCGCAGTTAGCCTTTACCTTGGCGAATGGCTTTACTTACGTGGAATATTACGTGAGCCGCGGCATGGACATTAATGCTTTTGCGCCTAATTTAAGCTTTTTCTTTTCCAATGGCATCGACCCGGAATACGCGGTTATTGGCCGGGTAGCCCGCCGCATTTGGGCCAAAGCCATGAAGTTAAAGTACGGCGCCAACGCCCGCTCCCAAATGCTTAAGTACCACATCCAGACTTCGGGGCGCTCGCTGCACGCCCAGGAAATTGATTTTAATGATATCCGAACTACGCTACAAGCGCTTTACGCCATTTACGATAACTGTAATTCCTTGCACACAAATGCTTACGACGAAGCTATAACCACTCCCACCGAAGAAAGTGTACGCCGGGCCATGGCCATTCAGTTAATTATTAACCGGGAATTAGGTTTAGTTAAAAACGAAAACCCGCTGCAAGGTTCGTTTATTATTGAAGAATTAACTGATTTAGTGGAGGAAGCCGTATTACGGGAATTTGACCGGATTACCGAACGCGGCGGGGTATTGGGCGCTATGGAAACCATGTACCAGCGGGGCAAAATTCAGGAAGAAAGCTTGTACTACGAAACCCTGAAACACACCGGCGAATACCCGATAATTGGGGTAAATACTTTTTTGAGCAGCAAAGGCTCTCCTACCATTATTCCTTCTGAAGTTATCCGGGCCACGGAAGAAGAAAAGCAATACCAGATTCAAATGTTGGATTTACTACACCAGCGAAATAACGGAATAGCCGAAAATAAATTAAAGCAGGTTCAAGAAATTGCCATTCAACAGGAAAACATTTTTGCGGAATTAATGGAAACGGTAAAGTACTGCTCTCTAGGTCAAATTACGAATGCTTTATTTGCCGTTGGTGGCCAATACCGGCGCAATATGTAA
- a CDS encoding sensor histidine kinase, translating into MGLPIDTNFIYSQFIDQVKEYAIYATDNNGFITFWNDGAKRIKGYEDEEIIGKFYGILFPDDYQEEGKPLKVLQEARTNGFYVAEDWRKRKDGSLFWAKITLTPIYKPNGEQIGFTKVTQDLTQQKILKDELVRQHEEITQKNNDLKVVNVDLDNFIYTASHDLKAPIANIEGLISLLNKRLGNCNCLDQATSTILQHVTTSIKQFKSTVNDLAEISKLQKNFAQGLMEEKINIPQIYKEIMEVNGLSFSNTKCKIQTDFQVMSIIYSRKNFRSILYNLLSNAFRYHSPERTCVIQLKTYEQNSNIVLSVKDNGLGIKEANKAKLFTMFKRFHNHVEGTGIGLYMIKRIIENVGGKIEVESEEGVGTEFKVYLK; encoded by the coding sequence ATGGGCCTGCCAATAGATACTAATTTTATTTACTCCCAATTCATAGATCAAGTTAAGGAATATGCCATATATGCTACAGATAACAACGGCTTTATTACCTTCTGGAACGATGGAGCCAAGCGCATAAAAGGCTATGAAGATGAAGAAATTATTGGTAAGTTTTACGGCATATTGTTTCCAGATGATTATCAAGAAGAAGGTAAACCTTTAAAAGTATTACAGGAAGCCCGAACTAATGGTTTTTACGTAGCGGAAGATTGGCGTAAGCGGAAAGATGGTTCTTTGTTTTGGGCGAAAATTACCCTTACGCCTATTTATAAGCCAAATGGGGAACAAATTGGATTTACTAAGGTTACCCAAGATTTAACCCAACAAAAAATATTAAAAGACGAATTAGTCCGCCAGCACGAAGAAATTACTCAAAAAAATAATGACTTAAAAGTAGTAAACGTAGACTTGGATAATTTTATCTATACTGCTTCACATGATTTAAAAGCTCCCATTGCGAATATTGAAGGTTTGATTAGTTTACTTAATAAAAGGTTAGGTAATTGTAATTGTTTAGATCAAGCTACCAGTACTATTTTACAGCACGTTACTACTTCTATTAAGCAATTCAAAAGTACCGTAAATGATTTGGCTGAAATATCTAAACTACAAAAAAACTTCGCTCAAGGATTGATGGAAGAAAAAATTAATATTCCACAGATTTACAAGGAAATAATGGAGGTAAATGGTTTATCTTTTTCAAATACAAAGTGTAAAATACAAACTGATTTTCAGGTTATGAGTATCATCTACTCAAGAAAAAACTTCCGCAGTATCTTGTATAACTTATTAAGTAATGCCTTCCGTTACCATTCCCCAGAACGTACTTGCGTTATTCAGTTAAAAACATATGAACAAAATTCTAACATCGTGCTCAGTGTAAAAGATAATGGCTTAGGTATTAAAGAAGCAAACAAAGCAAAATTATTTACTATGTTTAAACGGTTCCATAATCACGTAGAAGGCACCGGTATTGGACTCTACATGATTAAAAGAATAATTGAAAACGTAGGTGGAAAAATTGAAGTAGAAAGCGAAGAAGGCGTAGGTACCGAGTTTAAAGTTTATTTAAAATAG
- a CDS encoding T9SS type A sorting domain-containing protein, with protein MPYNALTSYGYSDTLTSKPLNLQNYNPAIDSVYLSFYWQAGGLAGSPDTYSATRPVFLALEFKDINGVWREVWRQQGQNQATNFQREDIPIQDPFYLYSGFQFRFRNSGVLKGTGDAWNLDYIYLNKKINPAKRLQEDVTISQRLNSLLNRYTAMPAWQFLANPTTELNDSTFTAINNLNNRFAPITWRGYTRVVSTAQPADTFLRGNAAIEPLAEQYLITGKPIVGSTFALGNDFIVKSAIFLNSRETFARTRQNDTIYRVTEFKDYYAYDDGTAESNFSLDKTGQRQGAYAFETNVPDRVKGIRVYLTKTNVPKNLINFRVWDAVDGNPATTAKAQQGFIIPAVESLNQFFDILFPASVPVEGSFFIGWSLSPSVVDFVNFGFDLNESAAGKIKYNNGNQWKEFKDERGALLLRPIMDKVTGSKDILPDQTQVKAFPNPSTGLITLQGPVTNWQVTDATGKLIVKGERKNQAGVQVNLSALANGLYFIHCQTKKGIIIKKISLNH; from the coding sequence TTGCCATATAATGCGCTTACTTCTTACGGCTATTCCGATACGCTTACATCTAAACCGCTGAATTTACAAAATTATAACCCGGCTATAGATTCGGTGTACCTGAGTTTTTACTGGCAGGCGGGTGGCCTGGCTGGTTCCCCGGATACGTATTCTGCTACCCGGCCGGTATTTTTAGCGTTAGAATTTAAAGATATTAACGGCGTTTGGCGGGAAGTTTGGCGCCAGCAAGGGCAAAACCAAGCAACTAATTTTCAGCGCGAAGATATTCCAATTCAAGATCCATTTTATTTATATTCCGGTTTTCAGTTTCGTTTTCGTAATTCGGGCGTGTTAAAAGGCACCGGCGATGCCTGGAACCTGGATTACATTTATCTGAATAAAAAAATTAATCCCGCTAAAAGATTACAGGAAGATGTAACCATTAGCCAACGCCTGAACTCTTTATTGAACCGCTATACCGCCATGCCCGCCTGGCAATTTTTGGCGAACCCAACTACTGAATTAAACGATTCAACTTTCACCGCTATTAATAACCTGAATAACCGGTTTGCTCCCATTACTTGGCGGGGATATACGAGAGTGGTTAGTACGGCTCAACCGGCCGATACCTTCCTGCGAGGTAATGCGGCCATTGAACCTTTAGCTGAGCAATACTTAATTACCGGAAAACCTATAGTTGGGTCTACTTTTGCTCTGGGCAACGATTTTATTGTGAAGAGTGCTATATTTTTAAATTCCCGCGAAACATTTGCCCGCACCCGCCAGAACGATACCATCTACCGAGTAACAGAATTTAAAGATTATTACGCCTACGACGATGGTACCGCCGAAAGTAATTTTAGCTTAGATAAAACCGGCCAGCGTCAAGGTGCTTACGCCTTCGAAACCAACGTACCCGACCGGGTAAAAGGCATTCGGGTGTATTTAACCAAAACCAACGTACCCAAAAACTTAATTAACTTCCGGGTGTGGGATGCCGTGGATGGCAACCCGGCTACTACCGCCAAAGCCCAGCAAGGATTTATTATTCCAGCCGTAGAGTCGCTGAACCAATTTTTTGATATATTATTTCCGGCATCGGTTCCGGTGGAGGGTAGCTTCTTTATCGGTTGGAGTCTGAGTCCATCGGTGGTAGATTTTGTAAATTTTGGGTTTGATTTAAACGAAAGCGCCGCCGGAAAAATCAAATATAATAATGGTAATCAGTGGAAAGAATTTAAAGATGAACGCGGCGCACTACTGCTTCGCCCAATAATGGATAAAGTGACGGGTTCTAAAGATATTTTACCGGATCAAACACAGGTGAAGGCATTTCCTAATCCTAGTACCGGTCTAATTACTTTACAAGGCCCGGTTACGAATTGGCAAGTAACCGATGCCACCGGTAAATTAATTGTAAAAGGGGAGAGAAAAAACCAAGCAGGAGTTCAAGTAAACCTGTCGGCTTTAGCGAATGGTTTATATTTTATACATTGCCAAACCAAAAAAGGAATAATTATTAAAAAAATCAGCTTAAACCATTAA
- a CDS encoding rhodanese-like domain-containing protein, translating into MEDITTDELKKRLAAGEKPFIVDVREPHEYEEFNIGALNIPLGSLPQHLEELEEHKDEEIILHCRSGARSGNAKAYLQQQGFEKVRNLLGGMLAWQV; encoded by the coding sequence ATGGAAGATATTACCACTGATGAATTAAAGAAGCGCCTAGCTGCCGGCGAAAAGCCTTTTATTGTGGATGTACGGGAGCCGCACGAATACGAAGAATTTAATATTGGTGCTTTAAATATTCCGCTGGGCAGCCTACCGCAGCATTTAGAGGAACTGGAAGAACACAAAGACGAAGAAATAATTTTGCATTGCCGTTCCGGGGCTCGTTCCGGCAACGCCAAAGCTTATTTGCAACAGCAAGGTTTTGAAAAAGTACGGAATTTACTCGGAGGCATGCTGGCCTGGCAAGTCTAA